Proteins from one Natrinema salinisoli genomic window:
- a CDS encoding amphi-Trp domain-containing protein, with protein MPEEVLFKSESEQSRAEIASLLRRVADNLDDGEPITLKAGSESVTLEPPARPTFEVKAEREGPTDAPGELSVEFELEWDETDGEDADSGQLEIE; from the coding sequence ATGCCCGAAGAGGTACTCTTCAAATCCGAAAGCGAACAGAGCAGAGCCGAAATCGCGTCGCTCCTCCGCCGCGTCGCGGACAATCTGGACGACGGCGAACCGATCACGCTCAAAGCGGGATCCGAGTCGGTGACCCTCGAACCGCCCGCTCGGCCCACCTTCGAAGTCAAGGCCGAACGCGAGGGGCCGACCGACGCACCCGGTGAATTGAGCGTCGAGTTCGAACTCGAGTGGGACGAAACCGACGGCGAGGACGCCGATAGTGGACAGTTAGAAATCGAGTAG